A part of Ignavibacteriales bacterium genomic DNA contains:
- the hemN gene encoding oxygen-independent coproporphyrinogen III oxidase, whose product MFEVDLNKFKKYDKPGPRYTSYPTAPQFNEKFTHEDYLDEIIKTNYGNNLPDLSLYFHLPYCDTLCYFCGCNMLITRNRDRIKEYIKYLKKEIDLIRTYLLPDRKVIQHHWGGGTPTHLNPDEINELASYIASSFNFNGNAEVSCEIDPRELSRTHLEALRSNGFNRISMGVQDFNDKVQKAVNRIQPEEITRRTVQWVRELGFQSINLDLIYGLPFQTVESFAETVDKIIDVSPDRIAVFNYAHVPWMKKHMALIHPEDIPAAEVKLEILKMTIEKLSSAGYEFIGMDHFAKPDDELAIAFREKKLYRNFQGYSTNAGADLYAMGITSISQLKNIYAQNFKTEKEYYLCLDNERIPTTKGYKLTDDDHLRREVIMKLMCDFELNYQPIEEKFKIDFKKYFAAGLNNLKEMEEDELIEISDSGMKVKNMGRMLIRNIAINFDGYIERKEDTAKYSRTV is encoded by the coding sequence AAACAAATTTAAAAAATATGACAAGCCTGGTCCACGCTACACAAGTTACCCGACGGCTCCCCAGTTCAACGAAAAATTTACGCACGAAGATTATCTTGATGAAATCATAAAGACTAATTATGGAAATAATCTCCCCGACCTTTCGCTTTATTTCCATCTTCCTTATTGCGACACTTTGTGTTATTTCTGCGGCTGCAATATGCTTATCACACGCAACCGCGACAGGATCAAAGAATACATAAAATATCTTAAAAAAGAAATTGATCTGATTCGTACTTATTTACTGCCTGACAGAAAAGTTATTCAGCATCATTGGGGCGGGGGAACTCCGACACATCTAAACCCCGATGAAATAAATGAACTTGCTTCGTACATTGCTTCCTCTTTCAACTTCAACGGGAATGCTGAAGTTAGTTGTGAAATTGACCCGCGTGAACTTAGCCGCACTCATCTCGAAGCATTGCGCAGTAACGGCTTTAACAGAATAAGCATGGGGGTGCAGGATTTTAATGATAAAGTTCAGAAAGCAGTAAATAGAATTCAACCCGAAGAAATTACACGCCGGACTGTACAGTGGGTTCGCGAGCTTGGTTTTCAAAGTATTAATCTTGATTTGATTTACGGTCTGCCTTTTCAAACGGTTGAATCATTTGCTGAGACTGTTGATAAAATAATTGATGTTTCACCGGACAGAATTGCTGTGTTTAATTATGCACACGTGCCCTGGATGAAAAAACACATGGCGCTGATTCACCCCGAAGATATTCCTGCTGCAGAAGTGAAACTGGAAATACTAAAAATGACAATTGAAAAACTTTCTTCTGCCGGATATGAATTTATTGGTATGGATCATTTTGCAAAGCCAGATGATGAACTTGCAATTGCTTTTCGTGAAAAAAAACTTTACAGAAATTTTCAGGGATACAGCACCAATGCGGGTGCCGATCTTTATGCTATGGGAATAACTTCGATCTCACAGTTAAAAAATATTTACGCTCAAAATTTTAAGACTGAAAAAGAGTATTATTTATGTCTCGATAATGAAAGGATCCCCACTACAAAAGGTTATAAATTAACCGACGATGATCATTTGCGCAGAGAAGTGATAATGAAATTAATGTGTGACTTCGAATTGAACTATCAACCTATCGAAGAAAAATTCAAAATAGATTTTAAAAAATATTTTGCTGCCGGTTTAAATAATCTTAAAGAAATGGAAGAAGACGAACTGATTGAGATTTCCGATAGCGGAATGAAAGTTAAAAATATGGGACGAATGTTGATTCGAAATATCGCGATCAATTTTGACGGCTACATAGAGCGTAAGGAAGACACTGCAAAGTATTCTCGCACTGTTTAA
- a CDS encoding T9SS type A sorting domain-containing protein, whose amino-acid sequence MGFREGKGSTSEPQEYSYSDILSEITPSKLYYRLKQIDFNGDFEYSNIIEIEIAPSAFSLAQNYPNPFNPSTNISYQLPAYGFVSLKVYDVLGNEVATLVNEEQKAGVYSINFNAQLLSSGVYYYQLKSGNNIQTKKMILTK is encoded by the coding sequence ATGGGTTTTAGAGAAGGGAAAGGATCAACTTCAGAACCGCAGGAGTATTCTTATTCAGATATATTATCGGAGATAACCCCCTCCAAACTTTATTACCGATTAAAGCAAATAGATTTCAATGGCGATTTTGAATACTCAAATATTATAGAAATTGAAATTGCACCTTCAGCATTTTCGCTTGCTCAAAACTATCCCAATCCGTTTAATCCAAGCACAAATATTAGTTATCAATTACCCGCATACGGTTTTGTATCATTAAAAGTTTATGATGTATTGGGGAATGAAGTTGCAACACTTGTTAATGAAGAACAAAAAGCCGGTGTTTATTCAATTAACTTCAACGCACAGCTGTTAAGCAGCGGAGTTTATTATTATCAATTAAAAAGTGGAAATAATATTCAGACAAAGAAGATGATTCTTACAAAATAG
- a CDS encoding PP2C family protein-serine/threonine phosphatase: MNYNNTQNKNQTFHHTLRDDIKKINLKKDIQKEYRSLNDFYLDPDKKVRLESMTPIQRGVHKFGWLIKSMFLHLTPLRRILVLLGVIFLFTGRSISINNESFSTNEGLFGGLLILFVLFLELKDKLLARHELEAGRKVQQALMPEQNPEIAGWNIWLFTRPANEVGGDLVDYLRLDENKTVLTIADVAGKGLQAALMTSKLQATIRALATEIKSLSDFGKNINKIFHRDSLPNLFASMLFIQIDSDSGKVNFINAGHFPPLIVNDKEIKELSKGDIALGLISNAEYNKRTILLQQNEIFIAYSAGVVEARDQYGEFFGMDRFQELVQKSSNNSPEQIGKYIISHLELFIGDNTAADDISLIIMKRDT; encoded by the coding sequence TTGAACTATAACAACACCCAAAATAAAAATCAGACGTTTCATCACACACTTCGCGATGACATCAAAAAAATAAATCTTAAAAAAGATATTCAAAAAGAATACCGAAGCTTGAATGATTTTTATCTTGACCCGGATAAAAAAGTTCGGCTCGAATCGATGACCCCAATTCAAAGAGGGGTGCATAAGTTCGGCTGGTTGATAAAAAGTATGTTTCTTCATTTAACACCACTTAGACGGATTCTAGTTCTTCTTGGTGTGATTTTTTTATTCACTGGTAGAAGTATTTCCATAAATAATGAGTCGTTTTCTACTAATGAAGGATTATTTGGTGGATTGTTAATTTTATTCGTATTGTTTCTTGAGTTAAAAGATAAACTGCTTGCCAGACACGAACTTGAAGCCGGTAGAAAGGTTCAGCAGGCTTTAATGCCGGAACAAAATCCCGAAATTGCCGGGTGGAATATCTGGTTGTTTACTCGTCCTGCAAATGAGGTCGGTGGAGATCTTGTTGATTATTTACGGCTGGATGAAAACAAGACTGTTTTAACTATTGCCGATGTTGCGGGCAAGGGACTTCAGGCTGCACTGATGACTTCAAAACTGCAGGCAACAATTCGTGCACTTGCAACAGAAATTAAGTCTCTTTCAGATTTTGGTAAAAATATTAATAAAATTTTTCATCGCGATAGCCTGCCGAATTTATTTGCATCAATGCTTTTTATTCAGATTGATTCCGATTCGGGCAAAGTAAATTTTATAAATGCCGGTCACTTCCCTCCGCTTATCGTTAACGACAAAGAGATTAAAGAACTTTCCAAAGGCGATATTGCTCTTGGACTTATTTCAAATGCTGAATATAATAAGCGAACTATTTTACTCCAGCAAAATGAAATTTTTATTGCATATTCAGCTGGTGTAGTTGAGGCAAGAGATCAGTATGGCGAATTCTTCGGAATGGATAGATTTCAAGAGCTAGTACAAAAATCATCTAATAATTCGCCGGAGCAGATTGGCAAATATATCATTTCGCATCTGGAACTATTTATTGGTGATAATACTGCTGCCGATGATATATCTTTAATTATTATGAAAAGAGATACTTAG
- a CDS encoding LytTR family transcriptional regulator DNA-binding domain-containing protein, producing MKKILIIHSSQGQNFEFQNVLESSGYSTYITFGESDGLKIAERYSPDVMVCDINDYEKELAVIKKLNDNLATECIPLLIITSTSNSAHIRAAMEMGADDVLVRPLRHESLLRSIKKRLRKIEVIKANLTDKIISTENAFSNHAKKIDHILIKIGTKLKLVEFSRIVCISAFKEYSKVTTEDGCKIIVRKSIRNWVETLPAKDFLRIHRATIVNMLFLDKIEKAGFRSYNVYLKNISTPFPISQRYGNIMKKTFSV from the coding sequence TTGAAAAAAATATTAATAATACATAGTAGCCAGGGACAGAATTTCGAATTTCAAAATGTGTTGGAATCTTCTGGGTACAGCACATATATAACGTTTGGTGAATCTGATGGTTTAAAAATAGCTGAGAGATATTCCCCCGACGTTATGGTATGCGATATTAATGATTATGAAAAAGAACTTGCCGTTATTAAAAAGTTAAATGATAACTTAGCAACGGAATGCATTCCGCTTCTGATAATTACATCTACCTCTAATAGTGCGCACATTAGAGCAGCAATGGAAATGGGTGCAGATGATGTACTGGTAAGACCACTCAGGCACGAGTCTCTTTTAAGATCAATAAAAAAACGGCTTAGAAAGATTGAAGTTATAAAGGCAAATTTAACTGATAAGATTATTTCTACAGAAAATGCTTTTTCAAATCATGCAAAAAAGATTGATCACATACTTATTAAAATCGGCACAAAACTAAAGCTCGTAGAATTTTCGAGAATAGTATGTATCTCTGCATTTAAAGAATATTCTAAAGTAACTACAGAAGATGGCTGCAAAATTATTGTTAGAAAATCTATTAGAAATTGGGTTGAAACTTTGCCCGCAAAAGATTTTTTGAGAATTCATAGGGCTACAATTGTTAACATGCTTTTTTTAGATAAGATAGAGAAGGCTGGATTTAGAAGCTACAATGTTTATCTTAAAAACATATCCACTCCATTTCCGATTAGTCAGAGATACGGGAACATTATGAAGAAAACATTTTCTGTTTAA
- a CDS encoding ammonium transporter, with amino-acid sequence MFDTGSTGFMLIATSLVMLMTPGLAFFYGGLVGRKNVLAIMIQSFVSLGWTTVLWFTFGYSLCFSGGEGGIIGNLNMAFLAGTDLNSIFTGNNQIPLYVFCLYQMMFAIITPALITGAFANRVRFPAYMFFLTFWLVFVYFPLVHMVWGGGLLAQWGVLDFAGGIVVHASAGMAALASVFYVGKRNTAERGPHSIPLVALGTGLLWFGWYGFNAGSELQVDAITGLAFLNTDVAASFAAITWLILAWTLEKKPKFVGLMTGAVAGLATITPAAGFITVQYAALIGIIAGVVCYFAVSLKNKMQWDDALDVWGVHGVGGSIGVIMLGLFATNNVNPMVTTNGLFMGGGFSFFWKQVITVTGVCVYAFVFSYVMLWLINFVTPVKVTKQEEEAGLDSSLHGEMAYEQD; translated from the coding sequence ATGTTCGATACTGGTAGTACTGGTTTTATGCTTATTGCAACCAGCCTTGTTATGCTCATGACTCCGGGTCTTGCTTTTTTTTATGGTGGACTTGTTGGCAGAAAAAATGTTTTAGCTATAATGATACAAAGTTTTGTTTCACTTGGATGGACAACTGTACTTTGGTTTACTTTTGGTTATTCACTTTGTTTTAGCGGGGGCGAAGGAGGAATAATTGGTAATCTTAATATGGCATTTCTTGCAGGGACAGATCTCAATTCTATTTTTACTGGTAACAATCAAATACCTCTTTACGTTTTTTGTTTATACCAGATGATGTTTGCAATTATAACTCCAGCCCTAATAACCGGGGCATTTGCAAATAGAGTACGATTTCCTGCTTATATGTTTTTTCTAACTTTCTGGTTGGTGTTTGTTTACTTCCCGCTCGTTCACATGGTTTGGGGTGGTGGTTTATTAGCACAGTGGGGTGTGCTTGATTTTGCTGGTGGAATTGTTGTTCACGCAAGCGCAGGTATGGCTGCACTCGCCTCGGTATTTTATGTGGGCAAAAGAAACACTGCCGAAAGAGGTCCTCACAGTATTCCTCTTGTTGCACTAGGCACAGGATTACTTTGGTTTGGATGGTATGGATTTAATGCCGGAAGTGAACTTCAGGTTGATGCTATAACAGGACTTGCATTTTTAAATACTGATGTTGCTGCTTCATTCGCCGCTATCACCTGGTTAATTTTGGCATGGACGCTGGAGAAAAAACCAAAGTTTGTTGGTTTGATGACTGGTGCTGTTGCAGGGTTAGCCACAATTACTCCTGCTGCTGGATTTATTACAGTGCAATACGCCGCACTTATCGGAATTATTGCCGGAGTTGTTTGCTATTTTGCCGTATCACTAAAAAACAAAATGCAGTGGGATGATGCTCTTGATGTTTGGGGTGTGCATGGCGTTGGTGGATCAATTGGTGTTATTATGCTTGGACTATTCGCTACCAACAATGTAAATCCTATGGTTACAACCAATGGATTATTTATGGGTGGTGGATTCAGCTTCTTCTGGAAACAAGTTATAACAGTGACAGGGGTTTGCGTATATGCTTTCGTTTTTTCTTATGTAATGCTCTGGTTAATAAATTTTGTTACTCCGGTTAAAGTTACCAAACAAGAAGAAGAAGCCGGATTAGATAGTTCGCTTCATGGTGAAATGGCTTACGAACAGGATTAA
- the ettA gene encoding energy-dependent translational throttle protein EttA, whose translation MSAEVNKIIYSMVGVSKFYNAEGTASRNKPILKDIYLSYFYGAKIGVIGLNGSGKSSLLKILAGVDNNFNGETVLSPGYTIGYLAQEPQLDDTKTVREIVQEGVQALVDLLKEYDAINAKFAEPMDDDEMTKLLERQGEVQEKLEAMGGWDLDARLEMAMDALRCPPSDTLCKVLSGGERRRVALCRLLLQKPDILLLDEPTNHLDAETVAWLEHHLQKYEGTVIAVTHDRYFLDNVAGWILELDRGEGIPWKGNYSSWLEQKQERLRVEEKRESDRQKTLQRELEWIRMSPKARHAKSQARITSYENLLKEEKEKGQKDLELYIPVAERLGDIVIETEKLNKAYGDNILIDNLTFSVPPGAVVGIIGANGAGKTTLFRMITGQEKPDSGNIKVGATVKLSYVDQSRDALNPEKSIWELISNGEDTIMLGNRQVNSRAYVAQFNFSGADQQKKVSMLSGGERNRVHLAMMLKQGANVILLDEPTNDLDVNTLRALEEGIEKFAGCVLVISHDRWFLDRIATHILAFEDESKVVWFDGNYSEYEEKRKERLGITADQPHRIKYRHLTRS comes from the coding sequence ATGAGCGCAGAAGTAAACAAAATTATTTACTCTATGGTTGGGGTAAGCAAATTCTATAATGCCGAAGGCACGGCAAGCCGCAACAAACCTATCCTAAAGGATATTTACCTCTCGTACTTCTACGGTGCAAAGATTGGTGTTATTGGTTTAAATGGATCGGGTAAATCATCACTGCTAAAAATTCTTGCCGGAGTTGATAATAATTTTAATGGTGAAACTGTTTTATCTCCCGGTTACACGATTGGTTATCTTGCACAAGAACCACAACTTGATGATACAAAAACTGTAAGGGAAATTGTACAGGAGGGTGTTCAAGCACTCGTTGACTTATTAAAAGAGTACGATGCAATAAATGCAAAGTTTGCAGAACCGATGGATGATGATGAAATGACAAAGCTGCTTGAACGACAAGGTGAAGTGCAGGAAAAGCTTGAAGCAATGGGCGGCTGGGATTTGGATGCACGACTTGAAATGGCAATGGATGCTTTGCGCTGTCCACCATCGGATACTTTGTGCAAAGTTCTTTCGGGAGGTGAAAGAAGACGTGTTGCACTTTGCAGATTGCTTCTTCAAAAACCGGATATTCTTTTACTCGATGAACCAACAAACCATCTTGATGCTGAAACCGTTGCGTGGTTAGAGCATCATCTGCAAAAGTATGAAGGAACAGTAATAGCGGTTACACACGATAGATATTTTCTTGATAACGTTGCTGGCTGGATACTTGAACTTGATCGCGGTGAAGGAATTCCGTGGAAAGGAAATTATTCTTCGTGGCTTGAGCAGAAACAGGAAAGACTGCGTGTTGAAGAAAAACGTGAAAGCGACAGACAGAAAACTTTACAGCGCGAACTTGAATGGATAAGAATGAGTCCGAAAGCTCGTCACGCAAAATCTCAGGCAAGAATTACTTCTTATGAAAATCTTCTTAAGGAAGAAAAAGAAAAGGGACAAAAAGATCTTGAGCTTTACATTCCAGTTGCAGAGCGACTTGGCGATATCGTAATCGAAACAGAAAAACTTAACAAAGCTTATGGCGATAATATTTTAATTGATAATTTAACTTTCTCAGTTCCTCCCGGAGCTGTTGTTGGAATTATCGGAGCGAACGGCGCTGGTAAAACAACTTTGTTCAGGATGATTACCGGACAGGAAAAACCAGATAGCGGAAATATTAAAGTTGGTGCTACAGTTAAGCTCTCTTATGTAGATCAATCGAGAGATGCATTGAATCCGGAAAAAAGTATTTGGGAATTAATCTCCAACGGAGAAGATACAATTATGCTTGGCAACAGGCAGGTAAACTCACGTGCTTATGTTGCACAGTTTAATTTTTCAGGTGCAGATCAACAGAAAAAAGTTAGTATGCTTTCCGGTGGAGAAAGAAATCGTGTGCATCTTGCAATGATGTTAAAACAAGGCGCAAATGTTATTCTGCTTGATGAACCAACAAACGATCTTGATGTAAATACTTTGCGTGCACTTGAAGAAGGAATAGAAAAATTTGCCGGATGTGTTTTGGTGATAAGTCACGATAGATGGTTTTTAGATAGAATAGCAACACACATATTAGCATTTGAAGATGAAAGCAAAGTCGTTTGGTTTGATGGGAACTATTCCGAGTACGAAGAAAAACGTAAAGAGCGATTAGGCATCACAGCAGATCAGCCGCATAGAATTAAGTACAGACATTTGACGAGAAGTTAA
- a CDS encoding M48 family metallopeptidase: protein MWELIRANKRKSMTLFVGMGFLLILIGYVFGSFYEPDAGGFIGIFFALILWSILSTVSYFGGSKILLGVSGAKEVSQEIHPQLFNVVEEMKIASSFPYMPKVYIIDDPAPNAFATGVKPEKTAIAVTSGLLERLSRYELQGVVAHEMSHIINRDVLLMTFAGMMLGAITIISEVFLRGLYFGGGSRYKSKSSKSSGQAQLIIMIVALVLAILAPILARLLYFAISRKREYLADASAVRLTRYPEGFAAALEKISNSDLDLQKANKITAPMYIVNPLKKKGMKLSDLSSTHPPISERIRILRNLQQGANFKNYQQAFEMVKGKKSDLIPPSALNDPASIGILQPLVTQQTFEEMKSAKREVGDVLMKLNDFKFVNCTCGLKIKIPPAFKQSSFKCPKCGRVHNI from the coding sequence ATGTGGGAATTAATTCGGGCAAATAAAAGAAAGTCAATGACACTTTTCGTGGGGATGGGTTTTCTGCTCATCCTCATCGGATATGTATTCGGCAGTTTTTACGAACCCGATGCAGGCGGATTTATTGGAATATTTTTCGCATTAATACTTTGGTCAATCCTTTCTACAGTTAGTTATTTTGGCGGCAGTAAAATTCTTCTCGGCGTCAGCGGCGCGAAAGAAGTCAGTCAAGAAATTCATCCGCAGCTTTTTAATGTTGTTGAAGAAATGAAAATAGCTTCAAGCTTTCCGTACATGCCAAAAGTTTATATCATTGATGACCCGGCGCCGAATGCATTCGCAACAGGCGTGAAGCCTGAAAAGACAGCTATTGCGGTCACCTCCGGTTTGCTTGAACGATTAAGCCGTTACGAACTGCAGGGGGTGGTTGCTCACGAGATGTCACACATTATTAATCGAGATGTTCTTCTGATGACATTCGCCGGAATGATGCTTGGAGCAATCACAATCATTTCGGAAGTATTTTTACGCGGCTTGTATTTCGGTGGAGGTTCGCGTTATAAATCAAAATCATCAAAGAGCAGCGGACAGGCACAATTGATTATTATGATAGTTGCACTTGTGCTTGCAATACTCGCCCCCATTCTTGCAAGGCTGCTCTATTTCGCTATCTCGCGAAAAAGAGAATATCTTGCCGATGCTTCAGCAGTTAGATTGACAAGATATCCAGAAGGATTTGCTGCTGCACTTGAAAAAATTTCTAATTCTGATTTAGATCTTCAAAAAGCTAATAAGATTACTGCACCCATGTACATCGTCAATCCTTTGAAGAAAAAAGGCATGAAACTTTCCGATCTCTCAAGTACGCATCCTCCAATTTCGGAGCGCATTAGAATTTTGCGAAATCTGCAGCAGGGGGCAAACTTTAAGAATTATCAGCAGGCTTTTGAAATGGTGAAAGGGAAAAAATCAGATTTAATCCCACCGTCCGCTTTAAATGATCCTGCAAGCATTGGCATACTTCAACCACTCGTTACGCAGCAAACATTTGAAGAAATGAAATCTGCCAAGCGTGAAGTAGGTGATGTTTTAATGAAGTTAAATGATTTCAAATTCGTTAATTGTACCTGCGGACTAAAAATAAAGATTCCCCCAGCCTTTAAACAAAGTTCATTCAAATGTCCTAAGTGCGGGAGGGTTCATAATATTTAA
- a CDS encoding LemA family protein, translated as MIYFIVFLGVIFLIAMFFISIYNSLVGLRNQVKNAWAQIDVQLKRRHDLIPNLIETVKGYMTHERQIMENITKYRSQAMDAQTVGEKASAENMLSGALGQLRVQVENYPDLKANQNFLALQEELTSTENKISFARQSYNDQVLTFNNKIQMFPSNIIAGMFNFKTEEFFQVEDVKEKEVPKVSFS; from the coding sequence ATGATTTACTTTATAGTATTTCTCGGCGTCATATTCTTGATTGCAATGTTTTTTATTTCGATATACAACTCGTTGGTCGGTTTAAGAAACCAGGTTAAAAATGCCTGGGCGCAAATTGATGTTCAATTAAAAAGAAGACATGATCTAATCCCCAACCTTATCGAAACTGTAAAAGGTTATATGACGCATGAGCGTCAGATAATGGAAAACATTACCAAGTATCGAAGTCAGGCGATGGATGCACAAACTGTGGGAGAAAAAGCCTCCGCAGAAAATATGCTTAGCGGCGCGCTCGGACAGCTCCGTGTGCAGGTTGAAAATTACCCCGACCTTAAAGCTAACCAGAATTTCCTTGCGCTTCAGGAAGAACTAACTTCCACTGAAAATAAAATTTCTTTTGCACGCCAATCATACAATGATCAGGTATTAACTTTCAATAATAAAATCCAAATGTTTCCTTCAAATATTATTGCGGGTATGTTCAATTTCAAAACGGAAGAATTTTTCCAGGTTGAAGATGTTAAAGAAAAAGAAGTCCCGAAAGTAAGTTTCTCCTAA
- a CDS encoding zf-TFIIB domain-containing protein: MNCPVCKDPMVILELNQVEIDSCFNCGGIWLDGGELEMLIENEDERNRLLNSFRVNNKVKEKKYKCPACRKKMLKVEAVNTNIIIDKCPNDHGLWFDKGELEKILCAASLKEDDKMITLLKEIFKSRI, from the coding sequence ATGAACTGTCCTGTTTGTAAAGATCCGATGGTAATACTTGAACTGAACCAGGTTGAAATAGATAGTTGCTTCAACTGCGGGGGCATTTGGCTTGATGGTGGTGAATTGGAAATGTTAATTGAAAATGAAGATGAGCGAAATAGACTTTTAAATTCATTCAGAGTAAATAACAAAGTAAAAGAAAAAAAATACAAATGTCCGGCTTGCAGAAAAAAAATGTTGAAAGTTGAAGCAGTAAATACAAATATTATTATTGATAAATGCCCCAACGATCATGGACTTTGGTTTGATAAGGGTGAGCTGGAAAAAATTTTATGTGCGGCTTCTCTAAAGGAGGATGATAAAATGATAACATTATTAAAAGAAATTTTCAAATCACGGATTTAG
- a CDS encoding citrate (Si)-synthase, with product MSNIKEKLFKKIEAWRPRTQRLLKEYGNVKIGEVNIGQAIGGARDVKSLVTDVSYLDPNEGIRFRGLTIPEVLEKLPKAAGGEMPSVEGFFYMLLTGDIPTQKDIEEIKKEFNDRQHVPDYVFNIIKAMPKDSHPMVMFSTAILSMQKDSLFAQKYSEGHLKKNDYWDPTYEDAINLLAKIPQIAAFIYRWKYKNGDIIAPDPKMDFGANFAHMMGIKNPYDDVSRLYFILHSDHESGNVSAHTGHLVSSALSDIYYAISAMINGLAGPLHGLANQEVLRWIQDVYQKMGGKVPTEAEMRQFVWDTLKSGQVVPGYGHAVLRKTDPRYIAQREFCLKHLKDDPLFRYVDLIYKVTPPVLLEQGKAKDPWPNVDAQSGVIQWYYGVKEYDFYTVLFGVGRALGVCANIIWDRALGYPIERPKSLTTKMLEDIAGIKS from the coding sequence AAAGAAAAATTATTTAAAAAAATTGAAGCCTGGCGTCCAAGAACCCAAAGATTATTAAAGGAGTATGGCAATGTTAAAATTGGTGAAGTAAACATCGGGCAGGCAATTGGCGGTGCAAGAGATGTTAAATCACTTGTAACAGATGTTTCCTATCTCGATCCAAATGAAGGAATACGATTCCGCGGATTAACAATTCCTGAAGTTCTCGAAAAGCTTCCTAAAGCAGCAGGGGGTGAAATGCCTTCAGTCGAAGGATTCTTTTATATGCTGTTAACAGGTGATATCCCGACGCAGAAAGACATCGAAGAAATAAAAAAAGAATTCAATGATCGTCAGCATGTTCCTGATTATGTTTTCAATATTATCAAAGCTATGCCAAAGGATTCACATCCGATGGTTATGTTCTCAACTGCTATTTTATCAATGCAGAAAGACTCGTTGTTTGCTCAGAAATATAGCGAAGGTCATTTAAAGAAAAATGATTATTGGGACCCCACTTATGAAGACGCAATAAACCTGCTTGCAAAAATTCCACAGATTGCTGCTTTTATCTACAGATGGAAATACAAGAACGGCGATATCATTGCTCCAGATCCCAAAATGGATTTCGGTGCAAACTTTGCTCACATGATGGGAATTAAAAATCCTTACGATGATGTATCAAGACTTTATTTTATTCTGCACAGTGACCACGAAAGCGGAAACGTTAGTGCTCACACTGGTCATCTCGTGTCAAGCGCTTTGTCCGATATTTATTATGCAATCTCTGCAATGATAAATGGATTAGCAGGACCGCTTCACGGACTTGCGAATCAGGAAGTGTTAAGATGGATTCAGGATGTTTATCAGAAGATGGGCGGCAAAGTTCCTACCGAAGCAGAGATGAGACAATTCGTTTGGGATACTTTGAAAAGCGGACAGGTCGTTCCCGGTTACGGACACGCTGTATTAAGAAAAACAGATCCCCGTTATATTGCTCAACGCGAATTCTGCCTGAAGCATTTAAAAGATGATCCATTGTTCAGGTATGTTGATTTAATTTACAAAGTAACCCCTCCTGTATTACTCGAACAGGGAAAAGCAAAAGACCCGTGGCCTAATGTTGATGCACAGTCAGGCGTTATTCAATGGTATTACGGCGTTAAAGAATACGACTTCTACACAGTACTTTTTGGTGTTGGCAGAGCGCTCGGCGTTTGTGCAAACATAATTTGGGATAGAGCACTCGGCTATCCAATTGAAAGACCAAAATCCTTAACTACAAAAATGCTTGAAGATATTGCAGGCATAAAAAGTTAA